One Pogoniulus pusillus isolate bPogPus1 chromosome 10, bPogPus1.pri, whole genome shotgun sequence genomic window carries:
- the LOC135178748 gene encoding uncharacterized protein LOC135178748, translating to MASNYRKPGLGTAQRKKSGLKPELTEEQKQEIREAFDLFDTDGSGSIDVKELKVAMRALGFEPKKEEIKKMIADIDKEGSGTIDFEDFLAMMTQKMSEKDSKEEILKAFRLFDDDGTGKISFKNLKRVAKELGENLTDEELQEMIDEADRDGDGEVSEQEFLRIMKKMSLY from the exons ATG GCTTCAAACTACAGAAAACCTGGCTTAGGTACAGCCCAGCGGAAGAAAAGTGGCTTGAAACCTGAACTCACAGAAGAGCAAAAGCAGGAGATCAGAGAAGCTTTCGATTTGTTTGATACCGATGGATCTGGAAGCATCGACGTAAAAGAACTGAAG GTTGCGATGCGTGCTTTGGGCTTTGAGccaaagaaggaagaaatcaaGAAAATGATAGCAGATATTGACAAAGAAGGAAGTGGCACCATTGACTTTGAAGACTTTTTGGCTATGATGACACAAAAAATG AGTGAAAAGGATTCAAAAGAAGAAATCCTGAAAGCTTTCAGATTATTTGATGATGATGGAACTGGAAAAATTTCATTCAAGAACTTGAAAAGAGTCgccaaggagctgggagaaaatTTAACAGATGAAGAACTGCAG GAGATGATTGATGAAGCTGAtcgagatggagatggagaagtAAGCGAGCAAGAGTTTCTGAGAATCATGAAGAAAATGAGCTTGTATTAG